One Dioscorea cayenensis subsp. rotundata cultivar TDr96_F1 chromosome 15, TDr96_F1_v2_PseudoChromosome.rev07_lg8_w22 25.fasta, whole genome shotgun sequence genomic region harbors:
- the LOC120277650 gene encoding protein ALP1-like yields the protein MVCSVIDSMLVYFIVMDNWIVNDRVRPLVAAFTTVVVVVACIIEDMHVSKPGRSKEPSMFRDLTRKRHMERILRSGRDYCVSYLRMDVGPFMHLASIMRDKHLLQDTRHISVEEQLAIFLHIVGHNTKNRTMRIEFVRSGETISRYFNCVLRAVCAVRDDFVHSPSSTSHPEKCNPNWYPFFKDCIGLLDGTHIDASVPPEEMPRFRGRKGPTQNVLAVVNPDLHFTYVLAGWEGSANDFTVLKDALARPQPEGLKLIEGRRPSTSELIYYTNDQLTGVIIVGKYYLVDAGYTTMQGFIAPYRGVRYHLKEHSGRAPTNPKELFNLRHSMLRSRVERAFAILKNRFKILTSHPFFPFRTQVKLVLACCILHNYIAGADPNDMLMHEETTQNDEQIMSTQPRSQREQREENRAWIELRDKIANDMWMTYSGFL from the exons ATGGTCTGCAGTGTTATTGATAGCATGCTGGTTTATTTCATTGTG ATGGATAACTGGATTGTTAATGACCGTGTAAGGCCGTTGGTTGCCGCGTTTACTACCGTTGTTGTGGTTGTTGCCTGCATAATTGAGGATATGCATGTCTCTAAGCCAGGGAGAAGTAAGGAACCGTCCATGTTTCGAGACTTGACTAGGAAAAGACATATGGAACGTATTTTAAGGAGTGGTCGTGATTATTGCGTGAGCTATCTTAGGATGGACGTAGGTCCTTTTATGCATCTAGCCTCGATCATGCGTGACAAGCATCTCCTTCAGGACACACGGCACATATCTGTGGAGGAACAGTTAGCAATTTTCTTACATATTGTTGGTCATAACACAAAAAATAGGACTATGAGAATTGAGTTTGTCCGATCCGGGGAGACAATTAGTAGATATTTTAATTGCGTGCTCAGAGCTGTTTGTGCTGTTCGAGATGATTTTGTTCATTCCCCTAGCTCCACTTCTCACCCAGAAAAATGTAATCCCAACTGGTATCCATTCTTCAAA GACTGTATAGGGTTGTTAGATGGGACGCACATTGATGCGTCCGTCCCACCTGAAGAAATGCCTCGGTTTCGTGGTCGTAAAGGCCCAACCCAGAATGTGTTGGCTGTTGTTAATCCTGATTTGCATTTCACTTATGTGTTGGCGGGTTGGGAGGGATCAGCGAATGACTTCACTGTTTTAAAAGATGCACTAGCAAGACCACAACCTGAAGGATTAAAATTGATAGAAGGTAGGAGACCGAGTACTAGTGAATTAATATATTACACGAATGACCAATTGACAGGTGTCATTATTGTAGGGAAGTATTATCTTGTAGACGCTGGTTATACTACTATGCAAGGGTTCATAGCACCGTATCGAGGTGTTAGGTATCACCTGAAAGAACACAGTGGAAGGGCACCAACAAATCCAAAGGAATTGTTCAACCTTCGACACTCGATGCTACGGTCTCGTGTAGAGCGTGCTTTCGCAATCTTGAAAAATCGTTTCAAGATTCTTACATCACACCCTTTCTTCCCTTTTAGGACACAAGTTAAATTAGTTCTTGCATGTTGCATATTGCATAACTATATAGCAGGTGCTGACCCAAACGATATGTTGATGCATGAAGAAACCACACAAAATGATGAGCAAATCATGTCAACACAGCCCCGGTCACAGCGAGAACAACGGGAAGAGAATCGGGCTTGGATTGAACTTAGAGACAAGATAGCAAACGACATGTGGATGACTTATAGTGGTTTTCTTTGA